A region of the Halalkalibaculum roseum genome:
AATACCTTCTTTTTAAGCTCAAAATTCTCCGGAACCGCTTCCACGACCAAATCAACATCCTTAACCGCATCTTCCACAGAAGTAAAAGTGGTAATGCTCTCAAGAGTTTCCACTTTTTCAGTGGCATCAATTTTCTCTTTCTTTACCATCCGGTCGAGATTCTTTTCTATAGTCGAAAGGGCTTTTTCTGCTAATTCCTCGCTCATTTCTACCAGGTTGACCGGAATTCCGTTCATTGCAAAGACGTGCGTGATGCCGTTGCCCATGGTACCGCCACCTATCACTGCTACTTTTTTAATATCCATAAATATGTTGAACTCTTTGGTTTCGGTTAACGCTAAACTTTTTTCTAGTCGTTGAGAGTATTGAAATTAATCGGCACTTTCAATCACCAATTCATACAATAATCAGTGCATCTTTTGTACATTACCCTAACGTTTATGAACTAACCAAGATTCAACTTTCATGAAGACCTTTCTAAAGGGAGCACTTTTTCTGCTGGTATTTATTATCGGAGTTTCGGGCATTGCTATTTACTGGACTTTCTACCGTCCCCTTCCCGATTACAATGGAACCAAGGAGCTCGCCGGTCTGAACAATGATGTAGAAATCCACTGGGATACATTTGGCGTACCTCATATTTATGCTTCAAACAAAGAAGACCTTTACCGAACTGCCGGTTACGTTCATGCACAAGACCGGCTTTGGCAAATGACATTAACACAGCTAGCAGCTGAGGGTCGATTTGCAGAGTTCTTGGGTAAGGAACTTCTACCCTATGATCAGCTGCAACGTACCATTGGGTTTTGGAGAGTGGCAAAAAGAATGGAAGAGCAGCTGTCGGACAGCACCCGATCACTCATTCAAGCTTATGCAGATGGTGTCAACAGCTATGTTAAAAACCATCCGAAATCATTACCTATTCAGTTTGCACTTGCCGACATGGAACCGATACCATGGACAGTAACTCATACGCTTGCTCTCTCCAGGCTTATGGCCTGGGATTTAAATATTCCATGGAAGGCTGAAATAAGTTATTCTCTGGCACGACAAAAACTCAGCGACAATCAATTCAGGCAACTATTTCCCAACGAAAAATTATATGCGGAAAGGCAGCTTTCTGACTCTTCTACAATTCATTATGCTGAGATGCTCATCCCAATGCTGAAAAAGCAGCAGGAACTTGACAAGCTTCTGAATAAACAGGGAAGTTTGAAAGGAAGTAATGCCTGGGCGGTGAACGGTTCTAAAACCGACACCGGATTTCCTCTGCTTGCCGGTGACCCACACCTTGGCCTGAACATGCCGGGCAATTGGTACGAAATACATTATAATTTGAATGGCAAAAATCTATCAGGTGCTACTCTTGCCGGTGCCCCCGTCATCATTCTGGGACAAAACGATTCCCTGGCCTGGTCGCTGACTAACATAATGCTCGATGATACCGATTTTTTTGAAGAGGCTATCAATCCACAAAATTCCGATCAGTATGTGCTGGATACCCTGGCGGGGGAAACCCTTTATGAACAGTTTACTGTTCAGCGAGAGGTTATCAAGATTAAAAATGAAGATGATACCACTTTTACCCGCCGGCTCTCAAAGCACGGGCCCGTCATTTCAAATATTTATCACGACCGGGAACTCATTGATGATCGGGTAATTACCATGCAGTGGACCGGCCTGGATGTTACCAACGAGATGGAAGCACTTGAAAACATGGGATGGTCACAGTCATTTGAAGAGTTTCAACAGGCCCTTAGGTCATTCAGAGTACCAGGCCAAAATATTATCTATGCAGATAAAGCCGGAAATATTGCACAGTTCGCGGCTGCCAATATTCCTATTCGAAATCCCAATCAGGTGTTGATCAGGGAAGGTTGGGATCCCGATCAGGACTGGCAGGGCTATATTCCGTTCAACCGTTTGCCCAAAAGTATCAATCCCGAACAAGGCTGGGTAGCGAACGCAAATAATGCCATCCTTGAAGAAAATTATTCTAACTATATCACTGCTTACTGGCATGGAGATTATCGCTATCAACGTATACGCCAGTATTTGAGTCGCAACGATATTGTTAATGAACAACTATTTCAGCTGATGCAAAACGATACCTACTCTGCTCTGGCTGAAGAAGTAACCGGCTATATTCTGCCCGTTCTTGAATCGAGCCAAAATGAGAATGAGTATTTCGAAACTGCTATCTCCTACTTGCGTAACTGGGATTATACCTACAGTCCATCGGAAACGGCTGCTTCCATAATGGATGTGTTTATACTTGAGCTTACAAGAAACGTTCTCGAGGATGAACTGGGTAAGGACGTCTATGATGCTTTCATCAACTACTCAGGGCAGCCTGTAAGGGTAATCACCAGATTGATGAGGGATGGAAGCTCACTCTTTGACAATGTAAATACCCAACAGGAAGAAACAATGCGCATGCAGATCATTGCAGGTATGGAAGAGGCCCTTCAGTATCTTGTGGATACGCGTGGTCCGGAACCTATTGAATGGCGTTGGGAACAAATACATACCCTTACCCTGAAAGCACCCTTGTTTGGTGAAGCAGCAGAAAATGATTCGGCTCCTGTCGCCTTAAAGCTCATCGTAAACAATATGCTGAATAAAGGTCCGTTCCCGGTAGGCGGTCATAGCTACAGTATCAACAACGGCGAATATCGTTGGACCGACCCTTATGATATGGTGCTTGGACCGTCGATTCGCAGAATAGTCGATTTTTCAGACCTAAGCAGCACGCTATCCATACTGCCAACAGGACAATCGGGCAATCCACTTTCCCAGTACTATGGCGACCAGACAGAAAGCTGGCTAAACGGGGAGTACAAATTCTTTTACCAGGACAGTTCCTTTTTTAATGAAAGTCAGTATAGAAGCATGAGACTGACTCCCCCAGAATGACCGGTGAACAATAGATTGACTCAATTTGAAGTTTAAACTATGTTGCGTCACGAAAAAGTATCAGGCGAAAGCACTATCTAACTTAATACCCCATGTACAACTTATATATGCAAAAGCAATTTTTATTGGTCTTAGTACTCTTTCTGGGCCTCACAACTTTTACATTTAGTTGTTCATCCAGTAAAGAAACTCTTGAAGAAGAGAATCAGACATCACATGGTATTCAACAGGAAAGTGTTCTTAAAAATATCGAAGAGAAGCCTGCTTCTTCTGAAGGTTCAGATACATCTACTACTGCAGAGCATCAAGACATTGCTATATCTGCAGAAGGAGGAATTGATAGCCTTATTGAGGATATGTCATTGCGAGAGAAAATCGGCCAGCTGTTTTTTGTTTCCGCTTACGGAACCTATAAAAGTAATGATAATGCTTCCTACCGGGAACTAGTTTCACAGATCAAAGATCATCATGTCGGAGGAGTAATCTTTTTTAGCGGAGAAATCTATGGCCAGACGATACTTACCAATAAACTACAGGAAGCCAGCAGAATCCCTCTTTGGATTACCCAGGATATGGAATACGGAGCCGCCATGCGGGTTAGGGGTACTACCCGCTTTGCACCGGCTATGGGCGTAGCTGCCACCCGAAATACCGATTATGCCTATTGGGTCGGCAAAGTGACGGCAAGAGAGGCCAAAGCGCTAGGTGTCAATCAAATCTTTGCCCCGGTACTTGATGTAAATAATAATCCGGACAATCCTGTAATCAATGTCCGTTCGTTTTCAGGTGATCCGAAGACCGTAGCCTCTTTCGGTGAAGCATTTATTAAAGGGGCAGAATCAGAAGGAGTAATATCTACAGCTAAACACTTTCCGGGCCACGGTGATACCGACACCGATTCTCATATTTCACTGCCCACTATCAATTACGATTACGCTCGACTCGATTCATTGGAACTGGTTCCCTTCCGTTCTGCCATTAATAACGGATTGAAAAGTGTTATGAGCGCTCATATTGCTTTTCCAAAGATAAGCGATACTCCATCCATGCCGGGTACCATGGATGGATCCATACTCAACGGCATCCTTCAGGATTCACTTAATTTCAACGGTGTTGTGGTAACCGACGGCTTGGAAATGAGTGGTATTTCGTCCAACTACTCTCCCGGAAGTGCAGTGGTCAAGGCTTTGCAAGCCGGGGCTGATCTGATGTTACTTTCACCGGATTTGTTGACGGCAATCAATGAAGTTGAGAAAGCAATTGAAAAAGGAATCATATCCAAAGAGCGAATAGAACACTCAGTTCGCAAGCTGCTTCAATGGAAACAGCAGCACGGCTTATTCGAAAAAAATCGGGTGAATATAGAAAATCTTAGTGCCAGAATAAGCACACGTGAAAATGAACTTATAGCAGACGAAATAAGTAGAAAATCCCTGACACTGGTTAAAAATGAAAACGACATTTTACCAATCCGCCCTGATAAGTTTCCAAAGGTTATGGTTCTTTCCGTTGCAGATGACGAATCGGGCAGCACAGGGACGGGTTTCGCGGAACGACTGCGGACCTACCATCCCGACGTCACTTTTCATGTCTTAGACAAACGTACCAGTGAGGAAGAAGAGCTAACCATTCTGAAAGATGCTCTGGAGACTGATTTACTCATTATTGGATCTTTCATTTACGTCCGTTCGGGTCAATCTGTTCAAATAAGTGAAAAACAGATGAAATTGCTTAAGAGCTTGCCTGATAAGCCCACCGTACTGGTAGCTTTTGGAAACCCCTATGTGGTTCATGATCTGCCGGATAGCGATGTACAATTGATGGCATGGGCGGCAAATAGCGGTCAGATTAAATCGGTTGTGCCGGCTTTATTCGGGGGCAGCAGAATAGACGGAAGACTTCCCATAGAGATACCTGACATGTACAGCAATGGCCATGGCATCGATCTGCCTCAGACCACAGTTCGTTACGATGAGCCTGAAACAGCAGGCTTACAACGAGACTCACTCTTGCAGATCGATCGTATTATGAATGAAGCTATTTTTGACAGTACCTTTCCTGGTGGAGTCGTTGCTGTTGTAAAAGATGGGGTCATTGCATACCGCAAAGCATTCGGATATCACACGTATGATAAACTCGAAAAGGTCAGTGAGACAGATATCTATGACCTGGCTTCCCTGACTAAAGTTCTAGCCACTACCACCTCGGTGATGAAATTGGTTGATGAGGGTGACTTAAAACCATCCGATCCCGTTTCCAAATACATCCCGGAGTATAACAAGGGGCAGAAGCAAAACATTACCATTCGCAATCTGTTGCTTCATAATTCCGGACTACCACCATTTCGTGTTTATGTTGATTCCTTGAAAACCGAAAAGGAAATCATTCAGGCTATAAAAAATGAGCCCTTAATCAATGAGCCCGGTAAAAAGTACGTATACAGTGACCTTGGATTTATTTTGTTGGGTGAAATTGTTGAACAAATTACCGGCACCTCACTGGATAAGTATGTACGTAAAACCTTTTTCTATCCGATGGGTATGGGATCTACGTTTTATAATCCCAAAAAGGTAGGAAACTGGATTTCGAATAAGATCCCTCCTACCGAAATTGATACGGTTTACCGTGAAAAAGTAATTCGGGCCGAGGCACACGATGAATGTGCCTGGTATCTGAACGGAGTCGCCGGTCATGCCGGTTTGTTTTCAAGTGCCCATGACCTAGCTGCCTATGCACAAATGCTGATGAGTGGCGGCAGTTATGGGGGGAGAGATTTTATTTCAACAGAAACTGTGAACATGTTTACAGCGCGACAATCTGAGAACAGTGACCGCGGTTATGGTTTCGATCATAAAAGTGAAGAGGGTTTCAGTTCGGCCGGTACACTAAGCAGTACTGCAACCTATGGCCACACAGGTTTTACAGGAACCAGCATGTGGATTGATCCTGAAAAAAACGTGGGTATCATTATGTTGACTAACAGAACCTATCCGTATAGGTCCTATGGTTCAAAAATCAGTCAGGTACGGGCAAAAGTAGCAGATATAGTAATTTCTTCAATCATGGAATGATGAATATCGAACAGCTTAAAGATTCAAACTATGTTCCCTATTCCGGAAAAAGTTCCGTTGCAGTGGTAAAGAGTGTAGCCGGAAATTACTATCCGGGAGTACGGGTAGAAAATGTCACTTTCCCACTGACTATCAATGCTGCGCAAAATGCCTTATTCACATGCTTGAGTGAAAAAGAAAGGCCCAAAGCAATTTATGTAGAAGATACCAAAGCAAATGACCTTGAATTCTGGAGAAATGAATACAATGTATGGGTTTATCCACATGAAGAACTTGAAACCGGAGACTTAAAAGAGATACTATTGGATCTTCAGGAAAGTGAAATTAAATCAACGCTGAAAAAACTTTTGGATCATGCAGTCACTGAAAATTCCGACTTTCCTGTTTCTGCACTCCTGAAAACACCCCGGGGATATGTTTCAGGCGTAAACATTGAATGTTCCGAATGGAGCCTGGGGCTCTGTGCCGAACGGGTAGCCATTGGCAAAGCGTTGTCTTATGGCATCAAAGATTTTGAATCTATCTATATTCATACGCGATCGGGTGAATACAGTAGCCCATGTGGGGCTTGCAGGCAGGTCATTTACGAACATATGCCCCACAATCCGGTGCACCTGTTTCATGCAGACGGAACACGTTCCAAGCACTTCAGCTCTGACCTGCTGCCATATAGTTTTCGTTCAACCTCTCTAAATGTAAATGCTCGACAATAATTTTTATGCAATATCTTGCAGCTCTCGATTACGAACATCTCGACAACGGTGTATTTCTTACCTCTTTGGCACGATCTATCTCACGTCAGAAGAATGTACGTCCTATACTCCTTCACGGTGACAGTGAGTACACCGAAAGAGTGATACAAACCGGTGTTATGCGTGAAGAGGCTACCATCAGAAGCATCAAGGGCCTTAACCACAGGCTTATCGCACTGCTCGCAGATCAGGGAGTATCAACGATTGGCATAAACGGTTACCAGCGAGAGTTTATCACACTCAAAAACGACACGTTAAGCCTTGACAAGAAATTCTTTGACTCTTTACCCGGCCAATCGGCCTTGCTTATCTCTACGCTTGTCTTAGACGCCTCAAACGGCAGGCCGACTCCCGTTCCACTTACAAAACTAGCTTTGTTCCTCAGAAGTAAGCTTAACCTAAGAGATCTCTTTAT
Encoded here:
- a CDS encoding penicillin acylase family protein yields the protein MKTFLKGALFLLVFIIGVSGIAIYWTFYRPLPDYNGTKELAGLNNDVEIHWDTFGVPHIYASNKEDLYRTAGYVHAQDRLWQMTLTQLAAEGRFAEFLGKELLPYDQLQRTIGFWRVAKRMEEQLSDSTRSLIQAYADGVNSYVKNHPKSLPIQFALADMEPIPWTVTHTLALSRLMAWDLNIPWKAEISYSLARQKLSDNQFRQLFPNEKLYAERQLSDSSTIHYAEMLIPMLKKQQELDKLLNKQGSLKGSNAWAVNGSKTDTGFPLLAGDPHLGLNMPGNWYEIHYNLNGKNLSGATLAGAPVIILGQNDSLAWSLTNIMLDDTDFFEEAINPQNSDQYVLDTLAGETLYEQFTVQREVIKIKNEDDTTFTRRLSKHGPVISNIYHDRELIDDRVITMQWTGLDVTNEMEALENMGWSQSFEEFQQALRSFRVPGQNIIYADKAGNIAQFAAANIPIRNPNQVLIREGWDPDQDWQGYIPFNRLPKSINPEQGWVANANNAILEENYSNYITAYWHGDYRYQRIRQYLSRNDIVNEQLFQLMQNDTYSALAEEVTGYILPVLESSQNENEYFETAISYLRNWDYTYSPSETAASIMDVFILELTRNVLEDELGKDVYDAFINYSGQPVRVITRLMRDGSSLFDNVNTQQEETMRMQIIAGMEEALQYLVDTRGPEPIEWRWEQIHTLTLKAPLFGEAAENDSAPVALKLIVNNMLNKGPFPVGGHSYSINNGEYRWTDPYDMVLGPSIRRIVDFSDLSSTLSILPTGQSGNPLSQYYGDQTESWLNGEYKFFYQDSSFFNESQYRSMRLTPPE
- a CDS encoding glycoside hydrolase family 3 N-terminal domain-containing protein produces the protein MQKQFLLVLVLFLGLTTFTFSCSSSKETLEEENQTSHGIQQESVLKNIEEKPASSEGSDTSTTAEHQDIAISAEGGIDSLIEDMSLREKIGQLFFVSAYGTYKSNDNASYRELVSQIKDHHVGGVIFFSGEIYGQTILTNKLQEASRIPLWITQDMEYGAAMRVRGTTRFAPAMGVAATRNTDYAYWVGKVTAREAKALGVNQIFAPVLDVNNNPDNPVINVRSFSGDPKTVASFGEAFIKGAESEGVISTAKHFPGHGDTDTDSHISLPTINYDYARLDSLELVPFRSAINNGLKSVMSAHIAFPKISDTPSMPGTMDGSILNGILQDSLNFNGVVVTDGLEMSGISSNYSPGSAVVKALQAGADLMLLSPDLLTAINEVEKAIEKGIISKERIEHSVRKLLQWKQQHGLFEKNRVNIENLSARISTRENELIADEISRKSLTLVKNENDILPIRPDKFPKVMVLSVADDESGSTGTGFAERLRTYHPDVTFHVLDKRTSEEEELTILKDALETDLLIIGSFIYVRSGQSVQISEKQMKLLKSLPDKPTVLVAFGNPYVVHDLPDSDVQLMAWAANSGQIKSVVPALFGGSRIDGRLPIEIPDMYSNGHGIDLPQTTVRYDEPETAGLQRDSLLQIDRIMNEAIFDSTFPGGVVAVVKDGVIAYRKAFGYHTYDKLEKVSETDIYDLASLTKVLATTTSVMKLVDEGDLKPSDPVSKYIPEYNKGQKQNITIRNLLLHNSGLPPFRVYVDSLKTEKEIIQAIKNEPLINEPGKKYVYSDLGFILLGEIVEQITGTSLDKYVRKTFFYPMGMGSTFYNPKKVGNWISNKIPPTEIDTVYREKVIRAEAHDECAWYLNGVAGHAGLFSSAHDLAAYAQMLMSGGSYGGRDFISTETVNMFTARQSENSDRGYGFDHKSEEGFSSAGTLSSTATYGHTGFTGTSMWIDPEKNVGIIMLTNRTYPYRSYGSKISQVRAKVADIVISSIME
- a CDS encoding cytidine deaminase — translated: MMNIEQLKDSNYVPYSGKSSVAVVKSVAGNYYPGVRVENVTFPLTINAAQNALFTCLSEKERPKAIYVEDTKANDLEFWRNEYNVWVYPHEELETGDLKEILLDLQESEIKSTLKKLLDHAVTENSDFPVSALLKTPRGYVSGVNIECSEWSLGLCAERVAIGKALSYGIKDFESIYIHTRSGEYSSPCGACRQVIYEHMPHNPVHLFHADGTRSKHFSSDLLPYSFRSTSLNVNARQ